The Thalassophryne amazonica chromosome 6, fThaAma1.1, whole genome shotgun sequence genome includes a region encoding these proteins:
- the hoxc13a gene encoding homeobox protein Hox-C13a: MTTSLVLHPRWADTLMYVYEKSPNDNSQNKSQTMEGLSGNCPASHCRELMSHPALGRHSGTIATHQGSVYSDISSADTGRQCPAPQTSSSASLSYGYPFGNPYYGCRLSHSHNVNLQQKPCSYHPAEKYVEPSTALPTEELSTRAKEFAFYPSFASSYQAVPGYLDVSVVPSISAHPEPRHDALIPMEGYQHWALSNGWDGQVYCSKEQTQSAHLWKSPFPDVVPLQPEVSSYRRGRKKRVPYTKIQLKELEKEYAASKFITKDKRRRISAATNLSERQVTIWFQNRRVKEKKFVSKSKNSHMHAT; this comes from the exons ATGACGACTTCGCTGGTTCTGCATCCACGCTGGGCGGACACCTTGATGTACGTTTATGAAAAAAGCCCGAATGACAACAGCCAGAATAAAAGCCAAACAATGGAGGGACTGAGCGGTAACTGCCCTGCGTCCCACTGCAGGGAACTGATGTCGCACCCTGCGCTCGGACGACATTCTGGCACCATCGCGACGCACCAGGGCTCCGTCTACTCGGATATTTCCTCCGCCGACACCGGCCGCCAGTGTCCCGCTCCTCAGACGTCATCCAGCGCGTCTTTGAGCTACGGCTACCCGTTTGGAAACCCTTATTACGGCTGTCGGTTGTCTCACTCGCACAACGTGAACTTACAGCAGAAACCGTGCTCGTACCATCCCGCAGAGAAATACGTGGAGCCCAGCACGGCGCTGCCCACGGAAGAACTATCCACTAGGGCGAAGGAGTTTGCCTTCTATCCGAGTTTCGCCAGCTCGTATCAAGCTGTTCCGGGATACCTTGACGTGTCGGTGGTCCCCAGTATCAGTGCGCATCCCGAACCGCGCCACGACGCCCTGATTCCCATGGAGGGTTACCAACACTGGGCGCTCTCCAACGGCTGGGATGGGCAGGTGTACTGCTCCAAGGAGCAAACGCAGTCAGCTCATCTTTGGAAATCTCCATTTCCAG ATGTTGTTCCGCTGCAGCCTGAAGTCAGCAGTTACCGTCGAGGACGGAAAAAGCGCGTTCCCTACACGAAGATCCAGCTGAAGGAGCTGGAGAAAGAGTATGCAGCCAGCAAGTTTATTACCAAAGACAAGAGAAGACGCATCTCGGCCGCCACCAACCTCTCAGAGCGCCAGGTCACCATCTGGTTCCAGAACCGACGTGTCAAAGAGAAGAAATTCGTCAGTAAATCCAAGAACAGTCACATGCACGCCACTTGA